In a genomic window of Deinococcus ruber:
- a CDS encoding HAD family hydrolase, producing the protein MSVQNGRVKGVLFDRDETIAYTDPGVYREAAVWAAERFGLEPGAVGAALKAQWAASEGWWHLRTEADEELFWQSYGQELAGRFGVPPEHIGPMLTEWPYQRYMKPVPSARDVLSALKARGLKVGVLSNTMPSIGITLEAVELHDLIDVAIATCTLGVHKPQPEAFTLAAELMELAPSELLFVDDKQENVDAARSVGMQAVLIDLRGQHPEAIHDLRAVLELV; encoded by the coding sequence ATGTCTGTTCAGAATGGAAGGGTCAAGGGCGTGTTGTTTGACCGCGATGAAACGATTGCTTACACCGATCCGGGGGTGTACCGCGAGGCCGCCGTGTGGGCCGCCGAGCGTTTTGGGCTGGAACCGGGTGCGGTGGGTGCAGCGCTGAAGGCGCAGTGGGCCGCTTCCGAGGGCTGGTGGCACCTGCGAACCGAGGCCGATGAAGAGCTGTTCTGGCAGAGCTACGGTCAGGAACTCGCGGGCCGCTTCGGAGTGCCGCCGGAGCACATCGGCCCGATGCTGACCGAGTGGCCGTATCAGCGCTACATGAAACCGGTGCCGAGCGCGAGAGACGTGCTGAGCGCACTGAAAGCCAGGGGCCTGAAGGTGGGCGTGCTCAGCAACACCATGCCGAGCATCGGTATCACGCTGGAAGCCGTCGAGCTGCACGACCTGATCGACGTGGCAATTGCCACCTGCACCCTGGGAGTCCACAAGCCGCAGCCTGAAGCCTTCACGCTGGCTGCCGAGCTGATGGAGCTGGCTCCGAGCGAACTGCTGTTCGTGGACGACAAGCAGGAGAACGTGGACGCAGCCCGGAGCGTGGGCATGCAGGCCGTTCTGATCGATCTGAGGGGCCAGCATCCGGAGGCCATCCACGACCTGCGGGCCGTACTGGAACTGGTATGA
- the trpB gene encoding tryptophan synthase subunit beta, whose amino-acid sequence MTSSLLNPAHLLPEYPLPDARGRFGRFGGRYVPETLIPALDELEAAYASARQDPAFLNELDTLLREFVGRPSGLYFAANLTRRAGGAKIYLKREDLNHTGAHKINNCLGQALLAKRMGKRRVIAETGAGQHGVASATACALLGLECIVYMGAEDIRRQNLNVFRMKLLGAEVREVTSGTSTLKDATNEAIRDWVTNVRDTFYILGSVVGPHPYPAMVRDFQSIIGEEVKWQMEALEGRSAPDAIVACVGGGSNAIGIFAPFAYLPEDQRPRLIGTEAAGEGVDSGRHAASVAGGKIGVLHGSMMYLLNDDEGQIQHAHSISAGLDYPGIGPEHCYYSVNGVAEYIPVTDAEALAALQLLAREEGIIPALESAHAIHAAMQLAAEMGEGKTIVVNLSGRGDKDVAEVARLLNAVDVQA is encoded by the coding sequence ATGACCTCCTCACTCTTAAATCCGGCGCATCTGCTGCCGGAATACCCGCTGCCAGACGCACGCGGGCGCTTCGGACGCTTTGGCGGGCGCTACGTACCCGAAACCCTGATTCCGGCCCTCGACGAGCTGGAGGCCGCCTACGCCTCGGCGCGGCAGGACCCGGCATTTCTGAACGAACTCGATACACTGCTGCGTGAATTCGTGGGCCGTCCCAGCGGGCTGTACTTCGCTGCCAACCTGACGCGGCGGGCGGGCGGCGCAAAGATCTATCTGAAGCGCGAAGACCTGAACCACACCGGGGCGCACAAGATCAATAACTGTCTGGGACAGGCGCTGCTGGCAAAGCGCATGGGCAAGCGGCGCGTGATTGCCGAGACGGGAGCCGGACAGCACGGGGTTGCGAGTGCCACCGCCTGTGCGCTGTTGGGGCTGGAATGCATCGTCTACATGGGCGCGGAAGACATTCGCCGCCAGAATCTCAACGTCTTCCGCATGAAGCTGCTGGGCGCGGAGGTGCGCGAGGTCACGTCGGGCACCAGCACGCTGAAAGACGCCACCAACGAGGCCATCCGCGACTGGGTGACGAACGTGCGCGACACCTTCTACATCCTCGGCTCGGTGGTCGGGCCGCACCCGTACCCGGCGATGGTGCGCGATTTCCAGAGCATCATCGGGGAAGAGGTGAAGTGGCAGATGGAGGCGCTGGAAGGCCGCAGCGCTCCCGACGCCATCGTGGCCTGTGTGGGCGGCGGCAGCAACGCCATCGGGATCTTTGCGCCGTTCGCGTACCTGCCCGAAGACCAGCGCCCCCGCTTGATCGGCACCGAGGCGGCAGGCGAAGGTGTGGACAGCGGGCGGCATGCGGCCAGCGTCGCAGGCGGAAAGATCGGCGTGCTGCACGGCTCGATGATGTACCTGCTGAATGACGACGAGGGCCAGATTCAGCACGCCCACAGCATCAGCGCGGGGCTGGATTACCCGGGCATCGGGCCGGAACACTGCTATTACAGCGTGAACGGCGTGGCCGAATATATCCCCGTGACCGACGCCGAAGCGCTGGCGGCGCTGCAACTGCTGGCCCGCGAGGAAGGCATCATTCCGGCGCTGGAGTCGGCGCACGCCATCCACGCCGCGATGCAGTTGGCTGCCGAAATGGGCGAAGGCAAGACGATTGTGGTGAACCTGTCGGGACGCGGCGACAAAGACGTGGCCGAGGTCGCCCGACTGCTGAATGCGGTGGATGTGCAGGCATGA
- the gluQRS gene encoding tRNA glutamyl-Q(34) synthetase GluQRS, with protein MSTTGRYAPSPTGAMHLGNLRTALLAWLHSRAQGGRHLLRFEDLDAGRVREWAYQTTRDDLHWLGLDWDEEFRQSERLELYAAAVKRLDTYPCTCTRRELQEAVQQSVGAPHGPEPVYPGTCQDPRNRHPERPAALRWRVPDESVCVHDGWNGQTICQNLRSEVGDFVVQRSDGAYAYHLAVVVDDAEMGVTDVLRGADLLTATPRQVALQRTLGYPTPLYWHVPLMSDYGGQRLAKRSGAPSVRDLRQGGKEAATLRAELAQSLGWQVGERADLDTLLTLYRESVLS; from the coding sequence ATGAGCACCACAGGTCGGTACGCCCCCAGCCCCACCGGGGCCATGCACCTGGGCAATCTGCGAACGGCGCTGCTGGCGTGGCTGCACAGCCGGGCGCAGGGTGGGCGACACCTGCTCAGATTCGAAGACCTCGACGCAGGGCGGGTGCGCGAGTGGGCGTATCAGACGACCCGCGACGATCTGCACTGGCTGGGCCTCGACTGGGACGAAGAATTCCGGCAGTCCGAGCGGCTGGAACTGTACGCGGCAGCCGTGAAGCGTCTGGACACCTACCCCTGCACCTGCACCCGCCGCGAGCTTCAGGAGGCGGTGCAGCAGAGTGTGGGTGCGCCGCATGGCCCGGAACCCGTGTATCCGGGCACCTGCCAAGACCCGCGCAACCGCCACCCAGAGCGTCCCGCCGCCCTGCGCTGGCGTGTTCCCGATGAAAGCGTGTGTGTACACGACGGCTGGAACGGTCAGACCATCTGCCAGAATCTGCGCTCGGAGGTGGGCGATTTCGTGGTGCAGCGCAGCGACGGCGCGTATGCCTATCATCTGGCGGTGGTGGTCGATGACGCTGAAATGGGCGTGACCGACGTGCTGCGCGGGGCCGATCTGCTGACCGCCACGCCGCGTCAGGTGGCGTTGCAGCGCACGCTGGGCTACCCCACGCCGCTGTACTGGCATGTCCCCCTGATGAGCGATTACGGCGGTCAGCGGCTCGCCAAGCGCAGCGGCGCACCCAGCGTGCGCGACTTGAGGCAGGGGGGCAAGGAGGCCGCCACACTGCGGGCAGAACTGGCGCAGTCGCTCGGCTGGCAGGTGGGGGAGAGGGCCGATCTGGATACTCTGCTGACACTGTATCGAGAATCTGTCTTGAGCTAA
- a CDS encoding alpha-amylase family glycosyl hydrolase — protein sequence MPFKCVSRTALLLSAWLGLPLMGSAAQSTQSSTDWEGQIIYQVMPDRFFDGDSGNDQDVNRADLRAWHGGDLAGLTQKLGYIHDLGATALWMTPVYQQKAGLTDGTAGYHGYWPYDFRSVDPHFGTLDTFKALTSAAHGMGLKVMLDQVINHYGYGAPATAQHPAWFHTQADCDRASGPQKDTDCALSGLPDLNQTVPEVSQMLLGNADFWRQQGVDAFRYDAVKHVDPAFLKTLVARDRAAGTFTLGEYFGADAGIISQFQTTGLSSVFDFALQDALRGGIMSNRGLSGVRTVLKQDAGTPQPGLIAAFLDNHDLPRFANGTLFEDEGQTRTAFALRALMTLKGIPVIWQGTEIAMRGSTDPDNRRDMRFPDAWTPAEKAVYDSTKDAIAVRKASPALSHGDLKLLDVPDQISSDLLIFTRSAGAQTVLVAWNNAKARQTYSVKSKLNGQALTGSLFHDPGSRAQNAALSVRGGYLHLSLPAKTAAVFVLN from the coding sequence ATGCCATTCAAGTGCGTTTCCAGAACCGCCCTGCTGCTGAGCGCGTGGCTCGGCCTGCCGCTGATGGGCAGTGCGGCCCAGTCCACCCAGAGTTCCACCGACTGGGAGGGCCAGATCATCTATCAGGTGATGCCCGACCGCTTTTTCGACGGCGACTCCGGCAACGATCAGGACGTGAACAGGGCCGACCTGCGTGCGTGGCACGGCGGCGATCTGGCGGGCCTGACACAGAAGCTCGGCTACATTCACGATCTGGGCGCAACCGCCCTCTGGATGACCCCGGTGTATCAGCAGAAAGCGGGCCTGACCGACGGCACTGCCGGATACCACGGGTACTGGCCCTACGATTTTCGCAGCGTCGATCCGCATTTCGGCACGTTGGACACCTTCAAGGCGCTCACATCGGCGGCGCATGGCATGGGCCTGAAGGTCATGCTCGATCAGGTCATCAACCACTACGGCTACGGCGCACCCGCCACGGCGCAGCATCCGGCATGGTTTCATACGCAGGCCGACTGCGACCGTGCCAGCGGCCCCCAGAAAGACACCGACTGTGCGCTGTCCGGGCTGCCCGACCTGAACCAGACGGTGCCGGAGGTGTCTCAGATGCTGCTGGGCAACGCCGATTTCTGGCGGCAACAGGGCGTGGACGCCTTCCGCTACGACGCGGTGAAGCACGTCGATCCAGCCTTTCTGAAGACGCTGGTGGCCCGCGACCGGGCAGCAGGCACCTTCACGCTGGGCGAGTATTTCGGGGCCGACGCCGGAATCATCTCGCAGTTTCAGACCACGGGGCTGTCGAGCGTGTTCGATTTCGCCCTTCAGGACGCTCTGCGCGGCGGCATCATGTCGAACCGGGGGCTGAGCGGCGTGCGAACGGTGCTGAAACAGGACGCAGGCACGCCGCAGCCGGGCCTGATCGCGGCCTTCCTCGACAACCACGACCTGCCCAGGTTCGCGAATGGCACGCTCTTCGAGGATGAAGGGCAGACGCGCACCGCCTTCGCCCTGCGTGCCCTGATGACCCTGAAGGGCATTCCGGTGATCTGGCAGGGCACCGAGATTGCCATGCGCGGCAGCACCGACCCCGACAACCGCCGCGACATGCGCTTCCCCGATGCCTGGACACCTGCCGAGAAAGCCGTGTACGACAGCACGAAAGACGCCATCGCCGTGCGAAAGGCCAGCCCTGCCCTGTCGCACGGCGACCTGAAGCTGCTGGACGTACCCGACCAGATTTCATCCGACCTGCTGATCTTTACCCGCAGCGCAGGCGCTCAGACGGTGCTGGTGGCCTGGAACAACGCCAAGGCCCGGCAGACGTACTCGGTGAAATCGAAGCTGAACGGGCAGGCACTGACGGGCAGCCTGTTTCACGACCCCGGCAGCAGGGCACAGAACGCCGCCCTGAGCGTGCGCGGCGGCTACCTGCACCTGAGCCTGCCCGCGAAGACGGCAGCCGTGTTCGTACTGAACTGA
- a CDS encoding dihydrofolate reductase family protein yields MTEPVIPSRKVVLSLYMSLDGVIENPAWTAPYWGDDIAAFKQTENFESDLLLLGRVTYQGFAEAWPKMEGTGEFGDHMNTMPKVVATTTLQTPEWNARFISGDIVEEVQRLKAQPGQNILIYGSGTFAQTLMEHGLIDEYRLLIYPVVLGTGRKFFSESSVPQSLVLSASQTFSSGVVALTYRPAEATTTESASR; encoded by the coding sequence ATGACCGAGCCTGTGATTCCTTCCCGAAAAGTCGTGCTGTCGCTGTACATGTCGCTGGACGGTGTGATCGAGAATCCGGCCTGGACAGCGCCTTACTGGGGCGACGACATCGCCGCGTTCAAACAGACCGAGAACTTCGAAAGCGACCTGCTGTTGCTGGGGCGGGTCACGTATCAGGGGTTTGCAGAGGCGTGGCCGAAGATGGAAGGCACAGGGGAGTTTGGCGACCATATGAATACGATGCCCAAGGTGGTCGCCACCACCACCCTGCAAACGCCAGAATGGAACGCGCGGTTTATTTCCGGCGACATCGTGGAGGAAGTGCAGCGTCTGAAGGCGCAGCCGGGTCAGAACATCCTGATCTACGGCAGCGGCACCTTCGCGCAGACCCTGATGGAGCACGGCCTGATCGACGAATACCGTCTGCTGATCTATCCGGTGGTGCTGGGAACCGGCCGGAAGTTCTTCAGCGAATCGTCGGTGCCGCAGAGCCTCGTGCTGAGCGCTTCTCAGACCTTCAGCAGCGGTGTGGTGGCCCTGACGTATCGGCCCGCAGAAGCCACCACGACAGAATCCGCTTCACGGTGA
- a CDS encoding AAA family ATPase: MTAPTLFIMVGLPGAGKTTRAKQLEQQHSALRLTPDDWMMPLFGWGESGNKREIVEALLWKIAARALTLGVNVVLDYGLWGRSERDDYRARAAAVGARVQLHYLDASFDELWRRIDARNQALKTGEVPISRAQLEEYWSIFDPQRPTAEELALSEESLP; encoded by the coding sequence ATGACCGCCCCGACCCTGTTCATCATGGTCGGGCTGCCGGGAGCGGGAAAAACCACGCGGGCAAAGCAACTGGAACAGCAACATTCCGCGCTGCGCCTGACGCCCGACGACTGGATGATGCCGCTGTTCGGCTGGGGCGAATCGGGGAACAAACGCGAGATTGTGGAAGCGCTGCTGTGGAAGATCGCCGCCCGCGCCCTGACGCTGGGCGTGAACGTGGTGCTGGACTACGGCCTGTGGGGCCGCAGCGAACGCGACGATTACCGGGCGCGGGCCGCAGCCGTTGGCGCACGGGTGCAGCTTCACTACCTCGACGCCTCGTTCGACGAACTGTGGCGGCGTATCGATGCGAGAAATCAGGCGCTCAAAACGGGTGAGGTGCCGATTTCACGCGCACAGCTGGAAGAGTACTGGAGCATCTTCGACCCTCAGCGCCCCACAGCCGAAGAACTGGCGTTGTCGGAAGAGTCGCTGCCCTGA
- a CDS encoding TetR/AcrR family transcriptional regulator, whose product MTVHQRKERERAERHQMIVSTARTLAETEGWDAVTIRRLAECIEYSQPVLYTHFRSKDEIVGAVALEGFAELTMALRSAIPTETTGRAAVAALAEAYMAFAERHPAVYDSMFSLSNGLPFADEATPAPMREGFTALLDTLREVAGTVAPGLFTEVVWAALHGLATLTRAGRLPPEHTPERLKVLVDWMVGKG is encoded by the coding sequence ATGACTGTTCACCAACGGAAAGAACGCGAGCGCGCAGAACGCCACCAAATGATCGTCTCGACAGCTCGGACGCTCGCTGAGACCGAGGGGTGGGACGCCGTGACCATTCGTAGACTCGCTGAATGCATCGAGTACAGCCAGCCGGTGCTCTACACCCACTTTCGCAGTAAGGATGAGATCGTCGGGGCCGTCGCGCTCGAAGGCTTTGCCGAGTTGACGATGGCTCTCCGCAGCGCCATTCCCACTGAAACCACCGGACGTGCCGCTGTCGCTGCGCTGGCCGAGGCGTATATGGCCTTTGCCGAGCGTCACCCTGCCGTCTACGACAGCATGTTCAGTCTGAGCAACGGCCTCCCGTTTGCCGATGAGGCCACACCGGCACCGATGCGCGAGGGGTTCACGGCCCTGCTGGACACGTTACGGGAGGTCGCTGGTACAGTCGCGCCGGGCCTCTTCACGGAGGTCGTCTGGGCAGCGCTGCACGGTCTGGCGACGCTCACCCGCGCCGGTCGGTTGCCCCCGGAGCATACCCCAGAGCGGCTCAAGGTGCTCGTGGATTGGATGGTCGGGAAAGGATGA
- a CDS encoding DUF1003 domain-containing protein, translated as MTRSTPRNAPGKSGPQTEDADPNSVSSHVIPTSVGDNIDTVARLHEQAEEDAGLLHRPIERLFRSLAQPLTLYLLVGVLLAWTILNTVMHLRGYSWDAPPFFWTQGALTLLSLLTSLSVLIVQARQGEMQDRRARLELQINLLAEQKITKLIALVEELRRDLPDVPDRDDAQADEMQQTTDVGAVLEELNRALPADAHAQEHAQKQGSDDAAQQGPDDTDSDKRGRQDT; from the coding sequence TTGACCCGGAGTACCCCCCGCAACGCGCCCGGCAAGTCCGGCCCACAGACCGAGGATGCCGATCCGAATTCTGTGTCCTCGCACGTCATCCCGACCTCCGTTGGAGACAACATCGACACGGTGGCGCGTCTTCACGAGCAGGCCGAGGAAGACGCGGGCCTGCTGCACCGCCCCATCGAACGGCTGTTCCGCTCGCTGGCCCAGCCGCTGACGCTGTATCTGCTGGTCGGGGTTCTGCTGGCCTGGACCATCCTGAATACCGTGATGCATCTGCGCGGCTATTCCTGGGACGCGCCGCCGTTCTTCTGGACGCAGGGCGCACTGACGCTGCTGAGCCTGCTCACGTCGCTGAGCGTGCTGATCGTGCAGGCGCGGCAGGGCGAGATGCAGGACCGCCGCGCCCGGCTGGAACTCCAGATCAATCTGCTGGCCGAGCAGAAGATCACCAAGCTGATCGCATTGGTCGAGGAACTGCGCCGCGACCTGCCCGATGTGCCCGACCGCGACGACGCGCAGGCCGACGAGATGCAGCAGACCACCGACGTGGGCGCGGTGCTGGAGGAACTCAACCGCGCCCTTCCGGCAGACGCACACGCCCAAGAGCATGCACAAAAACAGGGTTCGGACGACGCGGCGCAGCAAGGGCCAGACGACACAGACAGCGACAAGAGGGGCCGTCAGGACACATGA
- a CDS encoding DUF1772 domain-containing protein — MQEALVIVTIVSVGLMVGVEFSVAAFVEPIFNRLPKDAAVTARSDGARVLGRLMPFWYIVSVVLAVGWAALIWGRPQALTVSVAVALLLVSVVMSVTLLVPINARVARWASEGTPADWQQQVSRWNAFHYVRVGIIVAAFILLVLAGVA; from the coding sequence ATGCAGGAAGCGCTGGTAATCGTCACGATTGTCTCGGTCGGATTGATGGTGGGCGTCGAATTCTCGGTGGCGGCTTTCGTTGAACCGATCTTCAATCGACTCCCGAAGGATGCTGCGGTCACGGCCCGGAGCGATGGTGCCCGAGTTCTCGGCAGGTTGATGCCGTTCTGGTACATCGTCTCTGTCGTTCTCGCAGTGGGTTGGGCCGCCCTGATCTGGGGTCGCCCGCAAGCGCTGACAGTAAGCGTGGCAGTCGCATTGCTGCTGGTCAGCGTCGTGATGTCCGTCACGCTGCTCGTGCCCATCAATGCGCGGGTCGCCCGCTGGGCCTCGGAGGGCACCCCTGCGGATTGGCAGCAACAGGTCAGCCGCTGGAATGCCTTCCACTATGTTCGAGTAGGGATTATTGTGGCCGCGTTCATTCTCCTGGTACTGGCGGGCGTGGCCTAA
- the trpA gene encoding tryptophan synthase subunit alpha, whose protein sequence is MTVMEQTSRVERIHAAFRKAASEGRAAFIPFMTAGFPDQERFPAVAAELLKRADLMEIGIPYSDPLGDGPVIQKAGEQAIAGGTSTRRTLELVKALRPTTSVPLLIMTYINPVYAVGPEQFMRLCADAGVDGLILPDLPPDQDDEIGELAARYGLALTFLIAPTSTPARVELVTRACTGFVYAVSVTGVTGAREGGALSEVPELVALARRYTELPVAVGFGVKDAATARAVAQNAAADGVVVGSAFVNAVSRGQDVGALADEILTGCQK, encoded by the coding sequence ATGACCGTGATGGAACAGACGAGCCGCGTGGAGCGCATTCACGCGGCCTTCCGTAAAGCTGCCAGCGAGGGCCGCGCCGCCTTCATTCCCTTCATGACCGCCGGATTTCCCGATCAGGAGCGCTTCCCGGCAGTGGCCGCCGAACTGCTGAAGCGGGCCGATCTGATGGAAATCGGCATTCCGTATTCTGACCCGCTGGGCGATGGCCCGGTGATTCAGAAGGCCGGAGAGCAGGCGATAGCAGGCGGCACCAGCACCCGCCGCACGCTGGAACTCGTGAAGGCGCTGCGCCCCACGACATCTGTACCGCTCCTCATCATGACCTACATCAATCCGGTGTACGCGGTGGGGCCAGAGCAATTCATGCGCCTGTGTGCCGATGCGGGCGTGGACGGTCTGATTCTGCCCGATCTGCCGCCCGATCAGGACGACGAAATCGGCGAACTGGCGGCCCGCTACGGTCTGGCGCTCACTTTCCTGATCGCGCCCACCAGCACGCCCGCCCGCGTCGAGCTGGTTACGCGGGCCTGCACCGGCTTCGTGTACGCCGTGAGCGTGACGGGCGTGACCGGCGCAAGGGAAGGCGGCGCACTGTCGGAAGTGCCGGAACTCGTGGCGCTGGCCCGGCGATACACCGAGCTTCCGGTGGCCGTGGGCTTCGGCGTGAAGGACGCCGCCACCGCCCGCGCCGTGGCTCAGAATGCTGCCGCCGACGGTGTGGTGGTCGGCAGCGCCTTTGTCAATGCCGTCAGCCGGGGGCAGGATGTGGGCGCACTGGCCGACGAGATTCTGACGGGCTGCCAGAAGTAA